The proteins below are encoded in one region of Geobacter sp.:
- a CDS encoding cytochrome C biogenesis protein CycH, which translates to MSAQNDIIIYQTENGTTNLEVRLDHETVWLTQEQMAELFGRERSVITKHLRNVFKEGELDENSVRAKYAHTAPDGKEYQTQFYNLDVIISVGYRVKSQQGTRFRQWATRVLHDHIVKGYTVNEQRLREESAKLQEMQQTMELLARTLTTQELVTDTGRDVLRVINDYAYALATLDRYDHGTLAIEGTTRQELHVIDYTEGIGIVNAMKGEFDGLFGVEKDQGFKSALGTIYQTFDGKELYPSVEEKAANLLYFIVKNHAFSDGNKRIAAALFIYFLGMNAILYRPDGSKRLADNALVALTLLIAESRPEEKETIVKVIVNLINRSND; encoded by the coding sequence ATGAGTGCCCAGAACGACATCATTATCTATCAAACCGAAAATGGCACGACGAATCTTGAGGTCCGGCTTGATCATGAAACCGTCTGGCTGACTCAGGAACAGATGGCCGAACTGTTTGGCAGGGAACGTTCCGTAATTACCAAGCACCTGCGCAATGTATTCAAGGAAGGTGAACTGGACGAAAATTCAGTTCGTGCAAAATATGCACATACTGCCCCGGATGGTAAGGAATACCAGACGCAGTTCTACAACCTCGACGTCATCATCTCCGTCGGCTACCGGGTCAAATCACAGCAGGGCACCCGCTTCCGCCAGTGGGCCACCCGGGTGCTGCACGACCACATCGTCAAGGGGTACACGGTCAACGAGCAGCGGTTGCGGGAAGAATCGGCCAAGCTGCAGGAGATGCAGCAGACCATGGAGCTGCTGGCGCGCACCCTGACGACGCAGGAGCTGGTGACCGACACCGGCAGGGACGTGCTGAGGGTGATCAACGACTATGCCTACGCCTTGGCAACCCTGGACCGCTACGACCACGGCACGTTGGCCATCGAAGGAACCACGCGGCAGGAGCTGCATGTCATCGATTACACCGAAGGGATCGGCATCGTCAATGCCATGAAGGGTGAATTTGACGGCCTGTTTGGGGTGGAAAAGGACCAGGGATTCAAGAGTGCGCTGGGCACCATCTACCAGACCTTCGACGGTAAGGAGCTCTACCCCAGCGTTGAGGAAAAAGCTGCCAACCTGCTCTACTTCATCGTCAAGAACCACGCTTTCAGCGACGGCAACAAGCGGATCGCCGCCGCCCTGTTCATCTACTTTCTTGGCATGAACGCCATTCTCTACCGCCCCGATGGTTCCAAACGGCTGGCCGACAACGCCCTGGTGGCGCTCACTCTGCTGATCGCCGAAAGCAGGCCGGAGGAGAAGGAAACCATCGTCAAGGTAATCGTCAATCTTATCAACCGGAGCAATGACTGA
- a CDS encoding cell filamentation protein Fic: MTADRYETSHLIEGQYEPGSNGTVLRNKNGITDPVQMGEAETNALWQTQNTLLGEVSSDQTITVEDICAMHRRWLKSIYPWAGQLRAVNISKGGFDFAQARFIPALMDEFESKQLRRYTPCRLEDRDEVALALAEVHVELMLIHPFREGNGRLGRMLATLMALQAGLPVLDFSLLDGDRREEYFAAVRAGLDRNYLPMTRLFADIIEKSLPTS; this comes from the coding sequence ATGACGGCTGATCGCTACGAAACATCGCACCTCATTGAAGGCCAATACGAGCCCGGTTCCAACGGAACGGTACTCCGTAACAAGAATGGGATCACCGATCCTGTGCAAATGGGGGAAGCAGAAACAAACGCCTTGTGGCAAACACAGAACACTTTGCTTGGCGAAGTGTCGAGTGATCAGACGATTACCGTGGAAGATATCTGTGCAATGCACCGTCGCTGGTTGAAAAGCATCTACCCGTGGGCAGGACAACTCCGTGCTGTCAACATCAGCAAGGGGGGATTCGATTTTGCCCAAGCCCGTTTTATCCCTGCATTGATGGACGAGTTCGAAAGCAAACAGCTGCGCAGATACACCCCTTGCCGGCTTGAAGACCGCGACGAGGTTGCGCTTGCCCTGGCCGAGGTGCATGTGGAGTTGATGCTGATCCACCCTTTTCGGGAAGGAAATGGCCGGTTAGGGCGAATGCTGGCAACTTTGATGGCATTGCAGGCAGGGTTGCCGGTGCTTGATTTCAGCCTGTTGGACGGGGATCGACGGGAAGAATACTTTGCCGCGGTTCGGGCCGGACTGGACAGGAATTATCTGCCGATGACGCGTCTGTTTGCAGATATTATCGAGAAGTCTTTACCGACTTCGTAG
- a CDS encoding DUF456 family protein, which produces MNDQSLLLWIIGAILTFTGLAGLLLPLIPGAPLLFLGLLFGAWAENFRFVGLWTLLALAGMAGLTYLVEFAATALGARKYGGSQRAMVGAVLGGLVGMAFGVPGILLGPIAGAVIGELSLQRTLDQASRAGFGTVVGMAIGVAGKLAIGIAMIGLFLVVRLF; this is translated from the coding sequence ATGAATGACCAATCCCTGCTACTCTGGATCATAGGGGCAATCCTGACCTTTACCGGTCTGGCCGGGCTCCTGCTGCCGCTGATACCCGGGGCGCCGCTCCTGTTCCTCGGGCTGCTCTTCGGCGCCTGGGCTGAGAACTTCCGTTTTGTCGGGCTCTGGACGCTGCTGGCCCTGGCGGGCATGGCGGGCCTTACCTATCTCGTGGAGTTCGCCGCAACGGCCCTGGGGGCACGGAAATACGGTGGCTCCCAACGTGCCATGGTCGGGGCGGTGCTGGGCGGACTCGTCGGGATGGCTTTCGGTGTGCCGGGAATCCTGCTCGGCCCGATTGCCGGCGCGGTCATCGGCGAGCTCTCGCTGCAGCGCACCCTGGATCAGGCCAGCAGAGCCGGGTTCGGTACCGTGGTCGGGATGGCCATCGGTGTGGCCGGAAAACTCGCCATCGGCATTGCCATGATCGGCCTGTTCCTGGTCGTCCGGCTGTTCTGA
- a CDS encoding restriction endonuclease subunit R, whose protein sequence is MKLKFKKQPFQTDAVNAVTDCFIGQPKTEGVTYRIDPGNGGKSNATGQTQGGFDFSQSGFKNRELLKSVPLLDNIQAVQQRQNLPLSTKLVSTKVCPVNLDIEMETGTGKTYCYIKTMFELNRRYGWSKFIVVVPSIAIREGVSKSFEITAEHFMEEYNKRARFFIYNSKQLHHLEQFSSDGGINVMIINVQAFNATGKDARRIYEELDDFQSRKPIDVIAGNHPIMILDEPQKLEGAKTTESMVKFNPLAILRYSATHKTEHNKIHRLDALDAYNQKLVKKIEVRGITVKGLTGTNAYLYLDSIHISAHPPVARIEFEVKQQTGIKRIAKKFNKNDDLYQLSGGLEQYKGFVIADIDATKDSVTFVNGEGLEAGEATGDVSESTLRRIQIREAIKAHLEKEQTLFHQGIKVLSLFFIDEVVKYRSYENGIEQPGEYARMFEEEYQDALNDIPLLHDEPYRKYLNSIKPENTHHGYFSIDKKTNRLVNPDMKAKSDEADDVDAYDLILKDKESLLQFPTEKDSAEIRRKREVRFIFSHSALSEGWDNPNVFVICTLKHSDSSIRKRQEVGRGLRLCVNQNGDRVDSGANIHEINLLTVVASESYKDFTAGLQKEISESLSARPRKADVAYFTDKVIKTDTGDIKVTPQMANQIFRYLAKNDYTDDNDNITAAYHEAKKTDTLAPLPPELAPYAPQIVQLIDSVFSDAALPGIEDGRKAKPNLLNKNLDKAEFKALWERINRKAAYTVHFDSPELIKKCVTTLDRELRVTKLQYTITAGQQSDSVSYDALKSGDGFQVRENSTGFMSSSVNSAVKYDLIGKLAEDTHLTRSTVAAILKAINPTVFSQYRQNPEDFMIKSARIINEQKATMVVEHLTYNPVDDRHELTDIFTVDKQQDFSRAVKTERHVYDYVFTDSKNEKAFVAELDKSTEVVVYAKLPKGFFIPTPVGNYNPDWAIAFKEGAVKHIYFVAETKGSMSSMELRKIEECKIDCARKFFAGITTDQVKYDVVTDYGKLMDIVM, encoded by the coding sequence ATGAAACTGAAATTCAAAAAACAGCCTTTTCAGACGGATGCCGTCAATGCCGTTACCGATTGCTTTATCGGACAGCCAAAAACCGAGGGTGTCACCTACCGCATTGACCCTGGCAATGGTGGTAAGTCAAACGCAACGGGACAAACCCAGGGCGGTTTTGATTTTTCGCAGTCCGGTTTCAAGAACCGTGAACTGTTAAAATCAGTGCCATTACTCGACAATATCCAGGCCGTGCAACAACGGCAGAACCTTCCCCTATCCACCAAGCTGGTCAGCACCAAGGTATGTCCTGTCAATCTCGATATTGAGATGGAAACCGGCACGGGCAAGACCTACTGCTACATCAAGACCATGTTTGAGCTGAACCGCCGCTATGGGTGGTCAAAGTTCATCGTAGTTGTGCCGTCTATTGCGATTCGTGAAGGTGTGTCCAAATCCTTCGAGATTACCGCCGAGCACTTCATGGAGGAATACAACAAGCGGGCACGGTTCTTCATCTACAACTCAAAGCAACTGCATCACCTGGAACAGTTTTCGTCTGATGGCGGCATAAACGTCATGATTATCAATGTCCAGGCGTTCAATGCCACCGGTAAGGATGCACGCCGCATTTATGAAGAGCTGGATGATTTTCAGTCACGAAAGCCGATTGACGTTATTGCCGGCAATCACCCGATTATGATCCTTGACGAACCGCAGAAGCTAGAAGGTGCCAAGACAACTGAATCAATGGTGAAGTTCAATCCGCTGGCAATCCTGCGTTATTCGGCAACCCATAAGACCGAGCACAATAAAATTCACCGCCTGGATGCTTTGGACGCTTACAATCAGAAGCTGGTCAAAAAGATTGAGGTTCGAGGCATCACCGTCAAGGGATTGACCGGCACCAATGCCTATCTCTACCTAGATTCGATCCATATTTCAGCCCACCCGCCGGTTGCCCGTATCGAGTTTGAGGTAAAGCAGCAGACCGGCATCAAGCGGATAGCAAAGAAGTTCAACAAGAATGACGACCTCTATCAACTCTCTGGCGGCTTGGAACAGTACAAGGGTTTTGTCATTGCCGATATTGACGCAACGAAAGATTCCGTCACGTTCGTTAACGGCGAGGGGTTGGAGGCAGGCGAGGCCACAGGCGATGTCAGTGAATCAACCCTACGCCGCATTCAGATTCGTGAGGCAATCAAGGCGCATCTTGAAAAGGAGCAGACCCTTTTTCACCAGGGCATTAAGGTGCTGTCGCTATTCTTTATTGATGAAGTTGTAAAATATCGGAGTTACGAGAATGGTATTGAACAGCCTGGGGAATACGCCAGGATGTTTGAAGAAGAGTATCAGGATGCCTTGAATGATATTCCGCTGCTTCATGATGAGCCATATCGGAAATACTTGAACAGCATCAAGCCAGAAAATACCCATCATGGCTATTTTTCAATCGACAAGAAAACGAACCGTCTCGTTAATCCGGACATGAAAGCAAAAAGTGACGAAGCTGATGATGTGGATGCTTACGATCTGATTCTGAAGGACAAGGAGTCATTGCTTCAGTTCCCAACAGAAAAAGACAGTGCCGAAATACGTCGCAAACGAGAAGTCCGCTTTATATTCTCCCATTCAGCCCTGAGTGAGGGATGGGACAACCCCAACGTCTTTGTTATCTGCACGCTGAAGCATAGTGACAGCAGTATCCGCAAACGGCAAGAAGTCGGGCGTGGTTTGCGCCTCTGTGTCAATCAGAATGGCGATAGAGTCGATAGCGGTGCAAATATCCATGAGATTAACCTTCTGACTGTCGTTGCCAGCGAAAGTTATAAAGATTTCACCGCTGGATTGCAGAAGGAAATATCGGAATCGTTATCTGCCAGACCCCGTAAGGCTGATGTTGCGTATTTTACTGATAAGGTAATTAAGACCGATACAGGTGATATCAAGGTTACGCCTCAGATGGCTAATCAAATTTTCCGTTATCTTGCGAAGAACGATTACACCGACGATAACGACAACATTACTGCCGCCTATCATGAAGCCAAAAAGACCGATACCCTGGCACCGTTACCGCCAGAACTTGCCCCGTATGCTCCCCAGATCGTTCAGTTGATAGATAGCGTCTTTAGTGATGCAGCACTTCCAGGCATTGAGGACGGACGCAAGGCAAAGCCAAACCTCTTGAACAAGAACCTCGACAAGGCCGAGTTCAAGGCTCTGTGGGAGAGGATCAACCGCAAAGCCGCTTACACCGTGCATTTTGATTCTCCTGAGTTGATAAAGAAATGTGTGACTACCCTTGATAGGGAATTGCGGGTAACAAAGCTGCAATACACCATTACGGCTGGTCAGCAGAGTGATTCTGTTTCCTATGATGCCCTGAAAAGTGGTGACGGCTTCCAGGTAAGGGAAAACTCGACCGGATTCATGAGCAGTTCGGTAAATTCTGCTGTCAAATATGACCTGATCGGCAAACTGGCTGAAGATACCCATCTAACCAGAAGTACCGTTGCCGCAATACTGAAAGCCATTAACCCCACCGTGTTCTCTCAGTATCGCCAGAACCCCGAAGATTTTATGATTAAGTCAGCCAGGATCATCAATGAGCAGAAAGCAACAATGGTTGTTGAACACCTGACCTATAACCCCGTGGATGACCGGCACGAACTGACCGACATCTTCACCGTAGATAAGCAGCAAGACTTCAGCCGTGCGGTAAAGACCGAGCGGCATGTGTATGATTACGTCTTTACCGATTCCAAGAACGAAAAGGCATTTGTAGCTGAACTGGACAAGAGCACCGAAGTTGTTGTGTATGCCAAGCTGCCCAAAGGGTTCTTCATCCCGACACCTGTCGGCAACTACAACCCTGACTGGGCTATAGCCTTTAAAGAGGGAGCGGTAAAGCACATCTATTTCGTAGCCGAGACAAAAGGCTCTATGTCATCGATGGAACTGCGGAAAATTGAGGAATGCAAGATCGACTGCGCCAGGAAGTTCTTTGCCGGTATCACCACGGATCAGGTCAAATATGATGTTGTCACTGATTATGGGAAATTGATGGATATTGTGATGTAG